In the genome of Rhodoplanes sp. Z2-YC6860, one region contains:
- a CDS encoding DUF2272 domain-containing protein yields the protein MRVALCAVVLMIGLALRPAAAEPDRAGTAFWKAVQATCNATAAKPASPLGQRIAQTAIDEFHHFGGHEIDANGRLFHFGLTEAEHEEDDGGSAHAKLGQLGWWQVMKYWRALYGEDAPSKLEVRGYRDGSVSSEDGQDAALMRTSAAELLRAADSVTDPAAREVLRETALRAAAVDTSWSAAFVSYIIKQAGVAPNAFHFANAHRAFIYDAFATSAGEVKHEASEQAYRACPLTNTRPRVGDIICAHREGALSDLKESDVRERIRSELEGGTDARTVRRAHCEVVARIDAGARKVYTIGGNVNQAVAARKLNLHGRDLKFSGAQGSSCSDRRAWTLRQPEAEGAHASGHEPACSLNDKKWFVLLQLR from the coding sequence ATGCGGGTTGCGCTCTGCGCTGTCGTTCTGATGATAGGTCTGGCCCTGCGGCCGGCCGCAGCCGAGCCCGACCGTGCCGGAACTGCGTTCTGGAAAGCCGTCCAGGCCACCTGCAACGCCACTGCGGCCAAGCCCGCGAGCCCGCTTGGGCAACGCATCGCGCAGACCGCCATCGACGAGTTCCATCATTTTGGCGGGCACGAGATCGACGCCAACGGCCGGCTGTTCCATTTCGGCCTGACCGAGGCCGAACACGAGGAGGATGATGGCGGCTCGGCACACGCCAAGCTCGGCCAGCTCGGCTGGTGGCAGGTGATGAAATACTGGCGGGCGCTTTATGGCGAAGACGCGCCGAGCAAGCTCGAAGTGCGCGGCTATCGCGACGGCTCGGTTTCCAGTGAGGACGGCCAGGACGCCGCCCTGATGCGGACCAGCGCCGCGGAACTGCTGCGCGCCGCAGACAGCGTCACCGATCCGGCTGCCCGTGAGGTGCTGCGCGAGACCGCGCTCCGCGCCGCAGCCGTCGACACCTCATGGTCGGCGGCCTTCGTCAGCTACATCATCAAGCAGGCCGGCGTTGCGCCGAACGCGTTCCACTTTGCCAACGCGCACCGCGCTTTCATCTACGATGCCTTTGCGACCAGCGCCGGCGAGGTGAAGCACGAAGCGAGCGAACAGGCCTACCGCGCCTGCCCGCTGACCAACACCAGGCCTCGGGTCGGCGATATCATCTGCGCGCATCGCGAGGGCGCGCTCTCCGACCTGAAAGAAAGCGACGTGCGCGAGCGTATCCGATCGGAACTGGAAGGCGGCACCGATGCGCGGACCGTCCGCCGAGCGCATTGCGAGGTCGTGGCGCGTATCGATGCGGGCGCGCGCAAGGTGTACACCATCGGCGGCAACGTCAATCAGGCCGTGGCCGCCAGGAAGCTCAATCTGCATGGCCGCGATCTGAAGTTCTCAGGCGCTCAGGGCAGTTCTTGCAGTGACCGGCGCGCCTGGACGCTGCGCCAGCCCGAGGCCGAAGGCGCGCATGCATCGGGCCATGAGCCGGCCTGCTCGCTGAATGACAAGAAGTGGTTCGTGCTGTTGCAACTGAGATGA
- a CDS encoding tripartite tricarboxylate transporter substrate binding protein, producing the protein MQKLSRRQIIRLAAASALAAGYPTLIRAQTATQNWPQRFVKLVVPFTSGGGIDTIGRVVGARLSEIWGQQVVVENKPGAGGNIASEYVARSDPDGLTMYITAGGLAVNKFLFDKISYDPIADFAPVTLICLYPNLMVVPNSSPFRTVPEMIAFAKANPGKLTFGTPGHGSSPHMAGELFKYLAGIDITHVPYRGASAALTDVIAGRTDMSFAVMASGLPLAQQGQLRALAVTTASRASMAPDVPTLAESGVPGYDMSSWFAFMVPAKTPTAIVEKIQADTAAVLKEPAIRERLNKLGVIIVGSTSAELAAHLKAEMERWEPVIKRANIKVHE; encoded by the coding sequence ATGCAAAAGCTCAGCCGGCGCCAGATCATCAGGCTCGCAGCCGCCTCCGCGCTCGCCGCGGGCTATCCCACCCTCATCCGCGCCCAGACCGCGACCCAGAACTGGCCGCAGCGCTTCGTGAAGCTCGTGGTGCCGTTCACCTCGGGCGGCGGCATCGACACCATCGGTCGCGTGGTCGGTGCACGCCTGTCGGAAATCTGGGGCCAGCAGGTCGTGGTCGAAAACAAGCCGGGCGCCGGCGGCAACATCGCCTCGGAATACGTGGCGCGCTCCGATCCCGACGGGCTCACCATGTACATCACCGCGGGCGGGCTCGCGGTGAACAAGTTCCTGTTCGACAAGATCAGCTACGATCCGATCGCTGACTTCGCGCCGGTGACGCTGATCTGCCTCTATCCCAACCTGATGGTGGTGCCGAACAGCTCGCCGTTCCGCACCGTTCCGGAGATGATTGCATTCGCCAAGGCCAATCCGGGCAAACTCACCTTCGGGACGCCTGGTCATGGCAGCTCGCCGCACATGGCGGGCGAGCTGTTCAAGTATCTCGCCGGCATCGACATCACCCACGTGCCCTATCGCGGAGCCTCGGCGGCGTTGACCGATGTGATCGCCGGCCGCACCGACATGAGCTTTGCCGTGATGGCCTCAGGACTGCCGCTCGCCCAGCAGGGCCAGCTCCGGGCGCTTGCCGTGACCACCGCGAGCCGCGCGTCGATGGCGCCCGACGTCCCGACCCTCGCCGAAAGCGGCGTGCCCGGCTACGACATGTCGTCGTGGTTCGCCTTCATGGTCCCGGCCAAGACGCCCACTGCCATCGTCGAGAAGATCCAGGCCGACACGGCCGCAGTGCTGAAGGAGCCCGCCATTCGCGAACGGCTCAACAAGCTCGGCGTCATCATCGTCGGCTCAACGTCCGCCGAGCTCGCCGCGCATCTTAAAGCCGAGATGGAGCGCTGGGAGCCGGTCATCAAGCGCGCCAACATCAAGGTTCATGAATGA
- a CDS encoding c-type cytochrome, whose product MDTFELNKVLGAVLATCLGLQALHLFAGSIFADEIPAKPGYEVAIKEETPSGSAAAPKEPEKPIEERLASADTDRGKSVTRVCQTCHTFEKGGPNRIGPNLWGVVERQRASEAGYDYSAAMKAKGGKWDFGELDKFLTHPQSYIPGTKMTFAGVQSDKQRSDLIAYLRTLADNPVPLPKQAAAPASPPPAGDQKPEGGQQPQGDQQQKPPNKGG is encoded by the coding sequence ATGGACACATTCGAACTGAATAAAGTTTTGGGAGCAGTGCTGGCGACGTGCCTGGGCCTGCAGGCGCTTCATCTGTTTGCCGGCTCGATCTTCGCAGACGAGATTCCGGCGAAGCCCGGATACGAAGTCGCGATCAAGGAAGAGACCCCGTCCGGAAGCGCGGCCGCGCCCAAGGAGCCGGAAAAGCCGATCGAAGAGCGGCTCGCCAGCGCAGATACCGACCGGGGCAAATCCGTGACCCGGGTCTGCCAGACATGTCACACATTCGAGAAAGGCGGCCCAAACCGCATCGGCCCCAATCTGTGGGGCGTCGTCGAGCGGCAACGAGCGTCCGAAGCCGGCTATGACTACTCGGCAGCGATGAAGGCCAAAGGTGGAAAATGGGACTTCGGTGAGCTCGACAAATTCCTGACCCATCCACAGAGCTACATTCCGGGCACGAAAATGACCTTTGCCGGTGTCCAGAGTGACAAGCAGCGCTCTGATCTCATCGCTTACCTCCGGACCCTCGCCGATAATCCCGTTCCCCTGCCGAAACAGGCCGCCGCGCCGGCTTCCCCGCCTCCAGCTGGCGATCAGAAGCCCGAAGGCGGTCAGCAGCCGCAAGGCGATCAACAGCAGAAACCTCCGAATAAGGGCGGCTAA
- a CDS encoding glutathione S-transferase family protein gives MLEECKLPYTMVPVNIARGEQFTDTFLKISPNNRMPAIVDHEGPGGRPISVFESGAILQYLGRKTGRFYPTQERARVAVDEWLFWQMANLGPKAGEAGHYRRYAPEQIPYAIKRYGDELNRLYGVMNTRLKAHRFLAGVYSIADMACVGWIRHAERQGESFADFPHLKRWLDEVRARPAVQRGMHIRIEEARKVDVSDPQVRAVLFGQRAR, from the coding sequence ATGCTGGAGGAATGCAAGCTTCCCTACACCATGGTCCCTGTGAACATCGCCCGCGGCGAGCAATTCACCGACACCTTCCTGAAAATCTCGCCGAACAATCGCATGCCGGCGATCGTCGATCACGAAGGGCCGGGCGGCCGGCCGATCTCGGTGTTCGAGTCCGGCGCGATCCTGCAATATCTCGGTCGCAAGACCGGCCGGTTTTATCCGACGCAGGAGCGCGCCCGGGTGGCGGTCGACGAGTGGCTGTTCTGGCAGATGGCCAATCTCGGTCCGAAAGCCGGAGAGGCGGGTCATTACCGTCGCTACGCGCCCGAGCAGATTCCCTACGCCATCAAGCGCTATGGCGACGAACTCAACCGGCTTTACGGGGTGATGAACACCCGGCTGAAGGCGCATCGTTTTCTTGCTGGCGTCTACTCAATCGCCGACATGGCTTGCGTCGGGTGGATCCGCCACGCCGAGCGGCAAGGCGAGAGTTTTGCGGACTTCCCCCACCTCAAACGTTGGCTCGATGAGGTACGTGCGCGGCCCGCTGTTCAACGCGGGATGCACATCCGCATCGAGGAAGCGCGCAAAGTTGACGTCAGCGACCCGCAGGTGCGCGCAGTGCTGTTTGGCCAACGGGCCAGGTGA
- a CDS encoding patatin-like phospholipase family protein → MASRDPTNQPLTGNAAQAFASSRQDSGAGDDVVVGLAFSGGGMRAAAFAHGVLRELNDTTVRTRIGTHSLLDNVTFVSGVSGGSVAAAYFGLKKREALNDFRERFLIRNAEEGLSTSIDPVNLVRALGGGVNDVRVFARWLDQNLYNGATFADFRKTPGPRIWINASDIYNRTPFIYGEASFISLCSDLASYPIADAVAASAAVPIVFTPMVIKTYPKQCTDQPPEWLQRAYASPNAPPLLKGFANALYSYRDGTTKYLKLVDGGLVDNFGLSGFTISRLAAREPHEPLSPEQAVRLRRMMVVLVDAGRGPSGNWVQTVDGPTGSELIMAAADTAGQASVNASFTAFQSIMSDWQRQLSAWRCSLSPELRRRYGVPANWNCRDIKLVVTRVGFDQLGPERAKALNAVDTRLKLPVDQVDAVIAAGRDALGVNSAYLEFLKSVGGRTHQPAPMPGEPAAPAESAPVAAFPGLPDFTPASSFSEAR, encoded by the coding sequence TTGGCGAGTCGCGATCCGACCAATCAGCCGCTCACCGGTAACGCCGCCCAGGCGTTCGCCTCGAGCCGCCAGGATTCGGGAGCGGGCGACGACGTGGTTGTCGGGCTCGCCTTCTCTGGCGGCGGCATGCGCGCTGCGGCCTTTGCCCATGGCGTGCTCCGGGAACTCAACGACACGACGGTGCGGACGCGCATCGGAACGCATTCGCTGCTCGACAATGTCACGTTCGTCTCGGGTGTGTCCGGCGGCTCGGTCGCCGCGGCGTACTTCGGTCTGAAGAAGCGCGAGGCGCTCAACGACTTCCGCGAGAGGTTCCTGATCCGCAACGCGGAGGAGGGGCTCTCGACCAGCATCGATCCGGTCAATCTCGTGCGGGCGCTGGGCGGCGGCGTCAACGACGTGCGCGTGTTCGCCCGCTGGCTCGACCAGAACCTTTACAACGGCGCGACCTTCGCGGATTTCCGGAAAACGCCCGGCCCGCGCATCTGGATCAACGCTTCGGACATCTACAACCGCACGCCCTTTATTTACGGCGAGGCGTCGTTCATCTCGCTGTGCAGCGATCTCGCGTCCTATCCGATCGCAGACGCGGTCGCGGCTTCGGCCGCGGTGCCGATCGTGTTCACGCCGATGGTCATCAAGACCTATCCGAAGCAGTGCACCGATCAGCCGCCGGAATGGCTACAGCGGGCTTATGCGAGCCCGAACGCGCCACCGCTGCTCAAGGGCTTTGCCAACGCGCTGTACAGCTACCGCGACGGCACCACGAAGTATCTCAAGCTGGTCGACGGCGGCCTGGTCGACAACTTCGGCCTGTCGGGCTTCACCATTTCACGGCTCGCGGCGCGCGAGCCGCATGAGCCGCTGTCGCCCGAGCAGGCGGTGCGGCTCCGCCGCATGATGGTGGTGCTGGTCGATGCCGGCCGCGGACCCTCCGGCAACTGGGTGCAGACCGTGGATGGGCCGACCGGTTCCGAGCTGATCATGGCGGCGGCCGACACCGCCGGGCAGGCCAGCGTGAACGCAAGCTTCACGGCGTTCCAGTCGATCATGTCCGACTGGCAGCGCCAGCTCAGCGCTTGGCGCTGCAGCCTGTCGCCCGAACTGCGCAGACGCTACGGCGTGCCGGCCAACTGGAATTGCCGCGACATCAAGCTTGTCGTGACGCGCGTGGGCTTCGACCAGCTTGGGCCGGAACGCGCCAAAGCGCTCAATGCGGTCGACACACGGCTCAAGCTTCCGGTCGATCAGGTCGATGCCGTGATTGCCGCGGGCCGCGACGCGCTCGGCGTCAACTCGGCCTATCTCGAGTTCCTGAAGTCGGTCGGCGGCCGTACGCACCAGCCGGCCCCGATGCCGGGCGAACCGGCGGCGCCGGCGGAGTCGGCTCCGGTCGCAGCGTTCCCCGGCCTGCCGGATTTCACGCCCGCATCGTCATTCAGCGAGGCGCGATAG
- the gatB gene encoding Asp-tRNA(Asn)/Glu-tRNA(Gln) amidotransferase subunit GatB yields MNVQSKPSKLIKGGTGDWEVVIGMEVHAQVTSNAKLFSGASTAFGGEPNSHVSLVDAAMPGMLPVINEECVRQAVRTGLGLNAKINLRSVFDRKNYFYPDLPQGYQISQYKQPIVGEGEVTVAMPDGETVTIGIERLHLEQDAGKSLHDQHPAMSAIDLNRSGVALMEIVSKPDIRSSEQAQAYLAKLQSILRYLGTCDGDMEKGNLRADVNVSVRRAGETGLGTRCEIKNMNSFRFIGEAVEYEARRQIEIIEDGGEIVQETRLYDPEAGETRSMRSKEEAHDYRYFPDPDLLPLEFDQIYVDELKQHLPELPDQKRARFAAELGLSAYDADVLVAEKALADFFEELAKSRDAKLAANWVLNDLTGRLNKEGKSIEDTPVSAAQLGAILDLIAEGAISGKIAKDLFEIVWSEGGEPRAIVEQRGMKQVTDVGAIEKVVDEIVAKNPDKVADAKSNPKAIGWFVGQVMKASGGKANPQAVNDVLKKKLGL; encoded by the coding sequence ATGAACGTGCAGAGCAAGCCCTCGAAGCTGATCAAAGGCGGCACCGGCGACTGGGAGGTCGTAATCGGCATGGAGGTGCATGCCCAGGTCACCTCCAACGCCAAGCTGTTCTCTGGCGCTTCGACAGCGTTCGGCGGCGAGCCGAACAGTCATGTGTCGCTGGTCGATGCGGCGATGCCCGGCATGCTGCCCGTGATCAACGAGGAATGCGTCCGCCAGGCGGTTCGCACCGGTTTGGGACTGAATGCCAAGATCAATCTGCGTTCGGTGTTCGACCGCAAGAACTATTTCTACCCCGACCTGCCTCAGGGCTATCAGATCAGCCAGTACAAGCAGCCGATCGTGGGCGAGGGCGAGGTCACGGTGGCGATGCCGGATGGCGAGACCGTCACGATTGGCATCGAGCGGCTGCATCTCGAGCAGGACGCCGGCAAGTCGTTGCACGATCAGCATCCGGCCATGAGCGCGATCGACCTCAACCGGTCGGGCGTGGCGCTGATGGAGATCGTCTCGAAGCCGGATATCCGCTCGTCGGAGCAGGCGCAGGCTTATTTGGCCAAGCTGCAATCGATCCTGCGCTATCTCGGCACCTGCGACGGTGACATGGAGAAGGGCAACTTGCGCGCCGACGTCAACGTCTCGGTGCGTCGTGCCGGCGAAACGGGCCTGGGTACGCGTTGCGAAATCAAGAACATGAACTCGTTTCGCTTTATCGGCGAGGCCGTCGAGTACGAGGCGCGCCGGCAGATTGAGATCATCGAAGACGGAGGCGAGATCGTACAGGAAACCCGCCTTTACGATCCGGAAGCGGGCGAGACCCGCTCGATGCGGTCGAAGGAAGAGGCACACGATTACCGTTACTTCCCCGATCCTGATCTGCTGCCGCTCGAATTCGACCAGATCTACGTCGATGAACTGAAGCAACACCTGCCGGAACTTCCCGACCAGAAGCGGGCGCGGTTCGCCGCGGAGCTCGGGCTTTCGGCCTATGACGCCGACGTGCTGGTCGCCGAGAAGGCGCTCGCTGACTTTTTCGAGGAGCTCGCCAAGAGCCGCGACGCCAAGCTTGCCGCGAACTGGGTGCTCAACGACCTGACCGGCCGTTTGAACAAGGAAGGCAAGAGCATCGAAGATACGCCGGTGAGCGCCGCGCAGCTTGGCGCGATCCTCGATCTGATCGCCGAGGGGGCGATTTCCGGCAAGATTGCCAAGGACTTGTTCGAGATCGTGTGGTCCGAAGGCGGTGAACCGCGTGCGATCGTCGAGCAGCGCGGCATGAAGCAGGTCACCGACGTCGGCGCGATCGAGAAGGTGGTCGACGAGATCGTTGCCAAGAACCCTGACAAGGTTGCCGACGCCAAGAGCAATCCGAAAGCGATCGGCTGGTTCGTCGGTCAGGTGATGAAGGCTTCGGGCGGCAAGGCCAACCCGCAAGCGGTCAACGACGTGCTGAAGAAGAAGCTTGGGCTCTGA
- a CDS encoding VOC family protein — protein sequence MDAPNPSALPTFANRTPLRIGSVGLVVRDLDKLSSFYQGLLGLTIQERTEKVAKLGTGGVTLLELEHRPDALPDNPGAAGLYHTAFLMPTRADHARWIMHIAKNRVPITGASDHGVSEAFYLDDPEGNGIEVYNDRPRERWHWEDKLVVMQTNHLDIEAILDEIDRETATYPAAPEGLRIGHIHLRVGNTEQAEAFYRGAIGLDLTRRRGGATFMSSGGYHHHVGANVWHSKGAGARDSNHAGLAWFTIETEPAAADALRDRLKAANAPIEAAHGHVETADPWGTRIRIVKG from the coding sequence ATGGACGCTCCCAACCCCTCGGCGCTGCCCACTTTTGCCAACCGCACGCCGCTCCGCATCGGCTCGGTCGGGCTGGTGGTGCGCGATCTCGACAAGCTCTCAAGCTTCTACCAGGGCCTGCTGGGGCTCACGATCCAAGAGCGCACCGAAAAGGTCGCGAAGCTCGGCACCGGCGGCGTGACGTTGCTCGAGCTCGAGCACCGGCCAGACGCCCTTCCGGACAATCCGGGAGCCGCGGGCCTCTATCACACGGCCTTCCTGATGCCGACGCGCGCCGATCACGCGCGCTGGATCATGCATATCGCGAAGAACCGCGTGCCGATCACCGGCGCGTCCGACCACGGCGTAAGCGAGGCTTTCTATCTCGACGACCCCGAGGGCAATGGCATCGAGGTCTACAACGACCGGCCGCGCGAGCGCTGGCACTGGGAAGACAAGCTTGTCGTGATGCAGACCAACCATCTCGATATCGAGGCCATTCTCGACGAGATCGATCGCGAGACCGCCACCTATCCGGCTGCGCCCGAAGGGCTGCGCATTGGGCATATTCATCTGCGCGTCGGCAATACCGAGCAGGCCGAAGCGTTTTATCGCGGCGCGATCGGTCTTGATCTGACACGGCGACGCGGCGGCGCGACCTTCATGTCGTCGGGCGGCTATCACCATCACGTCGGCGCCAATGTCTGGCACAGCAAAGGCGCAGGTGCACGGGACAGCAACCATGCCGGGTTGGCTTGGTTCACCATCGAAACTGAGCCCGCCGCAGCCGATGCGCTCCGCGACCGGCTCAAGGCCGCAAACGCCCCCATTGAGGCTGCGCACGGCCATGTCGAGACCGCCGACCCCTGGGGCACCCGCATTCGCATCGTGAAGGGCTAA
- the gatC gene encoding Asp-tRNA(Asn)/Glu-tRNA(Gln) amidotransferase subunit GatC gives MDAATVRRIARLARVAVADDEVEHLRGEINAVLSFVEQLQQVDVEGVEPMTSVMPMVMKKRADVVNDGENADAVLRNAPNTDGKYFLVPKVVE, from the coding sequence ATCGACGCCGCAACCGTCCGCCGTATCGCGCGTCTGGCGCGGGTTGCGGTTGCCGACGACGAAGTCGAGCACCTGCGTGGCGAGATCAATGCCGTTCTGTCGTTCGTCGAGCAGTTGCAGCAGGTCGACGTCGAGGGCGTCGAGCCCATGACCTCGGTGATGCCGATGGTGATGAAAAAGCGCGCCGATGTGGTGAATGACGGCGAGAATGCCGACGCGGTGCTGCGCAACGCGCCGAATACGGACGGCAAGTACTTCCTCGTGCCGAAGGTGGTCGAATAA
- the gatA gene encoding Asp-tRNA(Asn)/Glu-tRNA(Gln) amidotransferase subunit GatA has product MSELTALTIAAARDGLKQKKFSAAELADAHLAAMEKARALNAYVLETPERAAAMAKASDARIAKGDAGPLEGVPLAIKDMFCTEGVRTTACSHILDNFVPPYESTVSAHLWRDGAVLLGKTNNDEFAMGSSNETSFMGNVTSPWRRQGANTPLVPGGSSGGSAAAVAARLCLGATGTDTGGSIRQPAAFTGIVGLKPTYGRCSRWGIVAFASSLDQAGPFARTVRDTAIMMRSMAGHDPKDTTSIDIPVPDYEAAVGQSIKGKKIGIPKEYRVDGMPAEIEQLWEQGRKWLKAAGAELVEVSLPHTKYALPAYYIVAPAEASSNLARYDGVRYGERVAGRDIASMYENTRAGGFGKEVRRRIMIGTYVLSAGYYDAYYLRAQKVRTLIKKDFEDCFGQGIDAMLTPATPSAAFGIGEKGGADPIEMYLNDVFTVTVNMAGLPGISVPAGLDGQGLPLGLQLIGRPFDEETLFSLGQVIEDAAGHYTPEKWWA; this is encoded by the coding sequence ATGAGTGAACTGACCGCGCTCACCATCGCGGCCGCGCGCGATGGGCTGAAGCAGAAGAAATTCTCCGCCGCTGAACTGGCCGACGCGCATCTTGCCGCGATGGAGAAGGCGCGCGCGCTCAACGCCTATGTGCTGGAGACTCCGGAGCGCGCCGCCGCGATGGCCAAGGCTTCCGACGCCCGCATCGCCAAGGGCGACGCCGGCCCGCTCGAAGGCGTGCCACTCGCCATCAAGGACATGTTCTGCACCGAAGGCGTGCGCACCACCGCCTGCTCGCACATCCTCGACAATTTCGTGCCGCCCTACGAGTCGACGGTCAGCGCCCATCTCTGGCGCGACGGCGCGGTGCTGCTCGGCAAGACCAACAACGACGAATTCGCCATGGGCTCGTCGAACGAGACGTCGTTCATGGGCAACGTCACGTCGCCGTGGCGGCGACAGGGCGCCAACACGCCGCTCGTGCCGGGCGGTTCGTCCGGCGGTTCGGCCGCGGCGGTCGCGGCGCGGCTTTGCCTGGGCGCCACCGGCACCGACACGGGCGGCTCGATTCGCCAGCCGGCAGCGTTCACCGGCATCGTCGGATTGAAGCCCACCTACGGCCGCTGTTCGCGCTGGGGCATCGTCGCATTCGCGTCCTCGCTCGATCAGGCCGGGCCGTTCGCGCGCACGGTGCGCGACACCGCGATCATGATGCGATCGATGGCGGGCCACGATCCGAAGGACACCACCTCGATCGACATCCCGGTGCCGGACTACGAGGCTGCGGTCGGCCAATCGATCAAGGGCAAGAAGATCGGCATTCCGAAGGAATACCGCGTCGACGGGATGCCGGCCGAAATCGAGCAGCTTTGGGAGCAGGGGCGCAAATGGCTCAAGGCCGCCGGCGCCGAGCTTGTCGAGGTATCGCTGCCGCACACCAAATACGCGCTGCCTGCTTATTACATCGTGGCGCCGGCCGAGGCCTCGTCGAACCTCGCGCGCTATGACGGCGTGCGTTACGGCGAGCGCGTGGCGGGCCGCGATATTGCGAGCATGTACGAGAACACGCGGGCCGGCGGCTTCGGCAAGGAGGTCCGCCGCCGCATCATGATCGGCACTTACGTGCTCTCGGCCGGCTACTACGATGCCTATTATCTGCGCGCCCAGAAGGTCCGCACGCTGATCAAGAAGGACTTCGAGGACTGCTTCGGGCAGGGCATCGACGCGATGCTCACTCCTGCGACGCCGTCGGCGGCGTTCGGCATCGGCGAGAAGGGCGGGGCCGATCCGATCGAGATGTATCTCAACGACGTCTTCACCGTGACGGTGAACATGGCAGGCCTGCCGGGCATTTCGGTGCCGGCCGGTCTCGACGGCCAGGGCCTGCCGCTCGGCCTGCAACTGATCGGCCGGCCTTTCGACGAGGAGACGCTGTTCTCGCTCGGCCAGGTGATCGAGGACGCTGCAGGCCATTACACGCCGGAGAAGTGGTGGGCCTGA
- the modA gene encoding molybdate ABC transporter substrate-binding protein, whose product MSTITVLSSLATREAYLELVPQFEATNGHKVETTWAGTVNIMKRMADGEVFDLVISSSASIKDLTEQKKIVAGSAVNLSKTGIGIGVRKGAKKPDVGTSDAFRQTMLAAKSVGLSTGPSGVYLEKLFERLGIADAVKPKIKQIPSGGTVAPLVASGEAEIGFQQISEIAHAEGIDYVGRLPPDLQLISVFTAGVHTGAKHSTEAQALVKFLTAPAGLAVMKKHGLEAP is encoded by the coding sequence ATGAGCACCATCACGGTTCTATCGTCGCTCGCCACCCGCGAGGCCTATCTCGAGCTCGTGCCGCAGTTCGAAGCGACGAACGGCCATAAGGTCGAGACCACCTGGGCCGGCACCGTGAACATCATGAAGCGCATGGCCGATGGCGAGGTGTTCGATCTCGTGATCAGCTCGAGCGCCTCGATCAAGGACCTCACGGAGCAGAAGAAGATCGTCGCTGGCAGCGCCGTCAATCTGTCCAAGACCGGCATCGGCATCGGTGTCCGCAAGGGCGCCAAGAAGCCGGACGTCGGCACCTCGGACGCCTTCCGGCAGACCATGCTGGCCGCCAAGAGCGTCGGCCTCTCGACCGGGCCAAGCGGCGTCTATCTGGAAAAGCTGTTCGAACGGCTCGGCATCGCTGATGCCGTGAAGCCCAAGATCAAGCAGATCCCCTCGGGCGGCACGGTGGCGCCGCTGGTGGCTAGCGGCGAGGCCGAGATCGGCTTCCAGCAGATCAGCGAGATCGCGCATGCCGAGGGCATCGACTATGTGGGCCGGCTGCCGCCGGACCTGCAGCTCATTTCGGTGTTTACCGCGGGCGTTCACACCGGCGCGAAGCACTCCACCGAAGCGCAGGCGCTGGTGAAATTCCTCACCGCGCCGGCAGGCCTCGCCGTGATGAAGAAGCACGGGCTGGAGGCGCCCTGA
- a CDS encoding molybdate ABC transporter substrate-binding protein, producing the protein MKAKLLVAAACGLLVSGAVQAAELKVLASGAVKEAYNELIPQFEKASGHKVAITWAGTVDIKKKVAAGEAYDVIIVASPEMDAFLKDGKIAAGTKADLVKSGVGIAIKPGTAKPDLSSGDGLKKALLAAKSVGYSTGPSGAYMQKLFEKMGIADQIKAKTKITQPGVPVAGLIRNGDAEIGFQQVSELIHEPGIDFLGPIPNDVQQITTFSGGIPAGSKEQGAAKALQTFLTAKERADTLKKHGLSPG; encoded by the coding sequence ATGAAAGCCAAACTGCTGGTGGCCGCAGCCTGCGGCCTGCTCGTCTCCGGTGCTGTCCAGGCGGCGGAGCTGAAGGTGCTCGCCTCGGGTGCGGTGAAAGAAGCCTATAACGAACTCATTCCACAATTCGAAAAAGCGTCCGGCCACAAAGTCGCGATCACCTGGGCCGGCACGGTCGACATCAAGAAGAAGGTTGCGGCCGGCGAGGCCTACGACGTCATCATCGTCGCGAGCCCCGAGATGGACGCCTTCCTCAAGGACGGCAAGATCGCAGCCGGCACCAAGGCCGATCTGGTCAAGTCCGGCGTCGGCATCGCGATCAAGCCCGGCACTGCGAAGCCGGACTTGAGCTCCGGCGACGGCTTGAAGAAGGCGCTGCTTGCAGCGAAGTCGGTGGGCTATTCGACGGGCCCGAGCGGTGCCTACATGCAGAAGCTGTTTGAGAAGATGGGCATCGCAGACCAGATCAAGGCCAAGACGAAAATCACGCAGCCGGGCGTGCCTGTCGCTGGTCTGATCCGCAACGGCGACGCCGAGATCGGCTTCCAGCAGGTCAGCGAGCTCATTCACGAGCCGGGCATCGATTTTCTCGGGCCTATACCCAACGACGTGCAACAGATCACGACGTTCTCGGGCGGCATTCCCGCGGGCTCGAAGGAGCAAGGTGCAGCCAAGGCGCTGCAGACGTTTCTCACCGCAAAAGAGCGGGCGGACACGCTGAAGAAGCACGGCCTGTCTCCAGGATAG